GGCCTCGACGGCGTGAGCCTGCCGCCTAATAGGACGTCAGCATGATCACGAAGAAATTTCAGCCAAAAACCTACGGCGCGCTTTTGTTCGGCCGACGCTTTGTCCAGGTCAATCGACACCTGCGGTGCGGCAAACAACGTATTAATGAAGTGGCTCGCTACAACCTCAGCAGGCGCATCTCGATGCCACATCATCATGTCCGAGTGCACTGCACGGTCGCCGGCCAGCAGGCGGGCATCGATCGTCCGGACTCGATTCTCGATAGCATCCATTGGGCAGTCGTTGGCTCTGACGAAGGTGCCGAATTGCCACAGCCGGGGGTGCACATAGTCCTGCCGAAATTCGATAAGCACTTCATCTCGGAGCTGGCGCATCAGGTCGGTAATCGCCTGAAGTACCTTTTCCACGCCCTCGTCAACCGTCTCACTGTCACTACCTAAACCGGCCGGGCCACTCGAACGAGCCCATTGGTCAATGAAGTCAATCTTCAGCCCATCGACATTCCAGTCGCGCACTGGCCGGATGCAGGCTTCGACGATGTGTTCGCGAACTTCGGGATAGCGCGGATCCAGAACGGCAAAACGATCACCTTCAACACGATCCAGAGTCTTGTCCTTGAACCGATCCCACACACGTGATTGATCCCCGACGAATGGAGGTGCGACCCACAGCACGTACTGGAGCCCCAGATCGTGGACGCGCTGCACATGGGCGGTCATGTCAGGAAACCGGTCTGCATCAGGTTCCCAGTCGCCACACGACGCGTAATAGGCGTCTACGATATTGTCGTATTCTCCGTTGACGTCGCTGTTCTGCCACCCTCCATCAACGATAATGGCGCGGCACCCATATGGCGCGCTGGTCAATGCATGGTGCTCCACAGTGTCGGCCGAAATCTGCTGATGGTCGCTGTACCACGTGGAGTACATCGCCTGCCGAGCCAGCCGCGGAACCGGCAGGATCTGGTCACCGAGCTCACTTGCCCAGTCAGCCGTCACAGCGCGTAACGCCTCGGCAAAGTGGAGCCCTCGGAGGTCTATCCGCAACGTAAATCGTCGAGCTTCGGTCGAGGACGCGACGTCGCTCACCACTATGCGTATGTGGTACTCGCCGTTTTCCTCGTCGACGCCCAGGGTAAAGTCACAGCCTCGCACATGCGACGACAGCCCAACCACCAGTGGACTGCGATCACAGGCGTCGACAAGTGCCGCGACGGGTGCAGACTTTGCTGATCGAACATTCCGGCGGGAATGTGAGCCCCAATCGGGCGGCAGATCGCGGGCGGAGGTGTGCACAGGCTGCCATACTGTCACTGCCTCAGACGCCGGCCACCACCACTCGATAACAACAGCACCTGTCGCCTCGACGTCGTATCGGACAATGCCCGGTTCCGCACCGTCTGCTGGCAGGATCGTGTGATGGCCACTCACTGTGCCGACCCGTCGAGTCTGATCGGGCCCGAGGATCTCGAACGACGACACCTGATTTATGGTGTTGAGCACGGTAATTTTCTTCTCCTTAGATTCGGGTTTGTTCCGCAT
This window of the Arthrobacter sp. StoSoilB5 genome carries:
- a CDS encoding glycoside hydrolase family 36 protein; translation: MRNKPESKEKKITVLNTINQVSSFEILGPDQTRRVGTVSGHHTILPADGAEPGIVRYDVEATGAVVIEWWWPASEAVTVWQPVHTSARDLPPDWGSHSRRNVRSAKSAPVAALVDACDRSPLVVGLSSHVRGCDFTLGVDEENGEYHIRIVVSDVASSTEARRFTLRIDLRGLHFAEALRAVTADWASELGDQILPVPRLARQAMYSTWYSDHQQISADTVEHHALTSAPYGCRAIIVDGGWQNSDVNGEYDNIVDAYYASCGDWEPDADRFPDMTAHVQRVHDLGLQYVLWVAPPFVGDQSRVWDRFKDKTLDRVEGDRFAVLDPRYPEVREHIVEACIRPVRDWNVDGLKIDFIDQWARSSGPAGLGSDSETVDEGVEKVLQAITDLMRQLRDEVLIEFRQDYVHPRLWQFGTFVRANDCPMDAIENRVRTIDARLLAGDRAVHSDMMMWHRDAPAEVVASHFINTLFAAPQVSIDLDKASAEQKRAVGFWLKFLRDHADVLLGGRLTPSRPDARYTQVRAENEYETVVAVYTDPVVHVQGVDRPVIVVNGSGQSRVLIEGAGPDPVNLVLYDCTGTEIRHDTMVRPDVWPINVPPSGLVRIERA